In Nicotiana tabacum cultivar K326 chromosome 17, ASM71507v2, whole genome shotgun sequence, one DNA window encodes the following:
- the LOC107790339 gene encoding 18.2 kDa class I heat shock protein, with protein MSLIPSLFGSRRSNVFDPLSLDMWDPFEGFPLSNNLANVPSSARETSAFANARIDWKETPEAHVFKADLPGLKKEEVKVEVEEGKVLQISGERSKEQEEKNEQCHRVERSSGKFLRQFRLPENAKMDQVKASMENGVLTVTVPKEEVKKPEVKAIEISG; from the coding sequence ATGTCTCTTATCCCAAGCCTTTTCGGCAGTCGACGAAGCAACGTGTTTGATCCACTCTCTCTGGACATGTGGGATCCCTTTGAAGGTTTCCCCCTTTCCAACAATTTGGCGAATGTCCCCAGCTCGGCTCGCGAAACCTCTGCCTTCGCCAACGCTAGGATTGATTGGAAAGAAACTCCAGAAGCGCACGTTTTCAAAGCTGATCTTCCGGGGCTGAAGAAGGAAGAGGTGAAGGTGGAGGTGGAAGAAGGCAAAGTGCTACAGATTAGCGGAGAGAGAAGCAAAGAGCAAGAAGAGAAGAACGAGCAGTGCCACCGTGTTGAAAGGAGCAGCGGCAAATTCCTTAGGCAATTTAGGTTGCCGGAGAATGCCAAGATGGATCAGGTGAAGGCTAGTATGGAAAATGGTGTGCTCACCGTTACAGTTCCCAAAGAGGAAGTGAAGAAGCCTGAGGTCAAAGCCATTGAGATATCTGgttaa